One window from the genome of Echinicola vietnamensis DSM 17526 encodes:
- a CDS encoding biotin/lipoyl-containing protein: protein MYSVTVNEKNFSIEQDGGDFLINGTIMDWEINPIDNRHFQIIKGQKSYVVELVKLDAAKKELTLKINNKSAEVKIQDKFDLLLEKLGMNGQANAKLTSITAPMPGLILEINVQEGDTVEKDQPMVILEAMKMENIIKSPGDGIVKKILVTTGESVEKKQILIQF, encoded by the coding sequence ATGTACTCAGTTACTGTAAACGAAAAAAACTTTAGTATCGAGCAGGATGGTGGAGACTTTTTGATTAACGGCACCATCATGGACTGGGAAATAAACCCGATAGATAACCGCCATTTTCAAATTATCAAAGGCCAAAAATCCTATGTGGTGGAGCTGGTAAAGCTGGATGCTGCCAAAAAAGAGTTGACCTTAAAAATCAACAACAAGTCCGCTGAGGTCAAGATCCAGGATAAATTTGACCTCCTGTTGGAAAAGCTGGGCATGAACGGGCAGGCCAATGCCAAACTCACCTCGATCACCGCCCCAATGCCAGGACTGATCCTGGAAATCAATGTCCAAGAAGGGGATACGGTCGAAAAGGACCAACCAATGGTAATTTTGGAAGCCATGAAAATGGAGAACATCATTAAATCTCCCGGAGACGGCATCGTGAAAAAAATACTA